In Pseudovibrio brasiliensis, the following are encoded in one genomic region:
- a CDS encoding protein-L-isoaspartate O-methyltransferase family protein produces the protein MVNFAEQRTLMVDNQLRTNDITDLRIIGAMGKVPREKFVPENQQELAYIDEDVSVDENGERKMLKPHIFGRLVQLADITDKDVVLVVGAASGYGVAVVSYLAESVVGLEVDVALSEAASANLEQLGIENAAVIDGDLAKGYAADAPYDVILVNGSVEQLPEALTAQMKDEGRLVVVEGESNAGVAKLYTKSGGNVSSRFAFNAHASALPGFEKPEVFEF, from the coding sequence ATGGTCAACTTCGCGGAACAAAGAACACTGATGGTCGATAATCAGCTGCGGACCAATGATATTACAGACCTGCGCATTATTGGTGCGATGGGTAAGGTGCCTCGCGAAAAGTTCGTTCCGGAAAACCAGCAGGAGTTGGCTTACATCGATGAAGATGTGTCCGTAGATGAGAACGGCGAGCGCAAAATGCTCAAGCCGCACATCTTTGGCCGTCTTGTTCAGCTGGCTGACATTACAGACAAAGACGTTGTTCTGGTTGTTGGTGCTGCCTCCGGTTATGGCGTGGCGGTTGTTTCTTACCTTGCTGAATCTGTTGTTGGTCTTGAGGTTGATGTGGCGCTTTCGGAAGCTGCCTCTGCAAATCTTGAGCAGCTGGGTATTGAAAACGCAGCGGTGATTGATGGCGATCTGGCGAAGGGCTATGCCGCTGACGCGCCTTACGATGTTATTCTGGTCAACGGTTCTGTTGAGCAGCTGCCGGAAGCTTTGACTGCGCAGATGAAAGACGAAGGTCGTCTGGTTGTGGTTGAGGGTGAAAGCAATGCAGGCGTTGCGAAGCTTTACACCAAGTCCGGTGGTAATGTGAGCTCACGCTTTGCATTTAACGCGCATGCAAGTGCGCTGCCAGGCTTTGAAAAGCCGGAAGTCTTTGAATTTTAA
- a CDS encoding phytanoyl-CoA dioxygenase family protein produces MANACAETQSTGYCTGSVVFEVVKGMDVLRILKGPIWAVDALMGQKSFKKNPIIGSRWLNERGFYLKRVAWAERMAALRRKQMAHYLSDDDRQFFHRNGYLVKENFLPAEVLKLIQGEIATREFAASEMRQGKTVTRFIGLPPSVLKDLPGLQQVVHDPFLQKAMRYVASYNADPILFLHAVLWDLDKTQKDPQTDFHIDTFHATSKCWLFLKDVEVEDGPFHYVPGSHRYTPERREWEFDQSLDAIHHSDGMHAAGSFRASEKTISKLGYGEPVSFAVPANTLVIADTHGFHRRGIATRPGVRLGLFGDLRRSPYFPWSGLDARSLPGIKGRQSEIYTAYLNFRSKLTGKPSHHREVGHVKIDAPPVL; encoded by the coding sequence TTGGCAAATGCTTGCGCGGAAACGCAGAGTACCGGGTACTGCACAGGTTCTGTGGTGTTTGAGGTCGTGAAGGGGATGGATGTGCTGCGAATTCTGAAAGGTCCGATCTGGGCTGTTGATGCTTTGATGGGGCAGAAGTCCTTTAAAAAGAACCCGATTATCGGCAGCCGCTGGTTGAATGAGCGTGGGTTCTATCTCAAACGCGTTGCCTGGGCAGAACGGATGGCAGCGCTACGCCGAAAGCAAATGGCGCATTACTTAAGTGATGATGACCGGCAGTTCTTCCATCGCAATGGCTATCTGGTGAAAGAGAATTTTCTGCCTGCTGAGGTTTTGAAGCTTATTCAGGGCGAGATTGCCACCCGCGAGTTTGCTGCAAGTGAAATGCGGCAGGGGAAAACGGTGACACGATTTATCGGGTTGCCGCCTTCAGTTTTGAAGGACCTGCCGGGCTTGCAGCAGGTGGTGCATGATCCGTTCCTGCAAAAGGCGATGCGGTATGTGGCCTCATACAATGCAGATCCGATCCTGTTTTTGCATGCGGTTTTGTGGGATCTGGACAAAACGCAGAAAGATCCGCAGACGGATTTTCACATTGATACCTTCCATGCGACCTCTAAATGCTGGCTGTTTCTAAAGGATGTAGAGGTCGAAGACGGGCCATTTCATTATGTGCCGGGCTCTCATCGCTATACACCCGAACGGCGGGAATGGGAGTTCGATCAAAGCCTTGATGCAATTCATCATAGCGATGGCATGCATGCCGCGGGCTCATTCCGCGCAAGTGAAAAGACGATCAGCAAATTGGGATATGGTGAGCCTGTGAGTTTTGCGGTGCCAGCTAACACGTTGGTGATTGCGGATACGCACGGCTTCCACCGCCGGGGCATTGCAACACGCCCGGGTGTTCGTCTCGGTCTTTTCGGAGATCTGCGCCGCTCACCGTACTTTCCGTGGTCAGGACTGGACGCGCGCTCACTGCCGGGCATCAAGGGCAGGCAATCCGAGATTTATACGGCTTATCTGAATTTCAGGAGCAAACTGACCGGCAAACCAAGCCATCATCGGGAGGTCGGACACGTAAAGATCGACGCGCCGCCAGTATTATGA
- a CDS encoding alkane 1-monooxygenase → MVFKTRDQAGNITTYKDAKRYYWLIAYASSSVTLFTVALYAYTLATATLFIPLIYFFIVIPGLDALIGEDPYNPPDDVLAQMAEDPYYSRLVRWLVPYAWINLFAGVWLVGTYDLPLWLIALFAFGKGLFGSGTIMLAHELGHKTNKTDQWLAKLALAVVGYGHFCIEHNRGHHVHVATPEDPASARMGESIYAFALREIPGAFVRGWQNEKARLNRKNLGTFSLQNDILQGYAITLIVFAICTVLFGWKVLFLLVIQSVVAWYGLTQANYVEHYGLLRQKDENGKYERCQPRHSWNTNHIFSNLSTFHLQRHSDHHANPLRPYQTLRNFPDLPSLPSGYPGCFALAAIPSLWYKTMDPKVLEWAGGDINKTNRVDGYEPMGVSAANTC, encoded by the coding sequence ATGGTTTTCAAAACACGGGATCAAGCAGGCAATATCACCACATACAAGGACGCAAAGCGCTATTACTGGCTGATTGCCTATGCCAGCAGCAGCGTCACGCTGTTCACAGTTGCGCTCTATGCCTACACGTTGGCCACCGCGACACTCTTCATCCCTCTCATTTACTTCTTCATCGTCATCCCAGGTTTAGACGCCTTGATTGGCGAAGATCCTTACAATCCACCTGATGACGTGCTCGCCCAGATGGCAGAAGATCCTTACTACAGTCGCTTGGTCCGCTGGCTGGTGCCTTATGCATGGATCAACCTGTTTGCGGGTGTCTGGCTTGTTGGCACCTATGATCTTCCACTCTGGCTCATTGCCCTCTTCGCCTTTGGCAAAGGCCTGTTTGGTTCCGGCACAATCATGCTGGCTCATGAGCTTGGCCACAAAACCAACAAGACAGATCAATGGCTGGCCAAACTGGCACTAGCCGTTGTTGGGTACGGCCATTTCTGCATAGAACACAACCGCGGCCACCACGTGCATGTGGCAACACCGGAAGACCCGGCAAGCGCACGCATGGGAGAAAGCATCTATGCCTTTGCCCTGCGAGAAATTCCGGGCGCGTTTGTAAGAGGCTGGCAGAATGAAAAGGCGCGTCTCAATCGTAAAAACCTTGGCACATTCTCGCTCCAGAACGACATCCTGCAAGGCTATGCCATCACCCTGATTGTCTTTGCTATCTGTACAGTACTGTTCGGCTGGAAAGTCTTGTTCTTATTGGTTATTCAAAGCGTTGTAGCTTGGTACGGCCTGACACAAGCTAACTATGTGGAGCACTACGGCCTGCTGCGTCAGAAGGATGAAAACGGCAAGTATGAGCGCTGCCAGCCGCGCCACTCATGGAACACCAACCACATTTTTTCCAACCTCAGCACCTTCCATTTGCAGCGCCATTCAGACCATCACGCCAATCCACTGCGCCCCTATCAAACGCTGCGAAACTTCCCGGATCTGCCCAGCCTGCCAAGCGGCTATCCCGGCTGCTTTGCCTTAGCTGCAATCCCCTCCCTCTGGTACAAAACCATGGACCCCAAAGTGCTGGAATGGGCAGGCGGTGACATCAACAAGACCAATCGCGTTGATGGCTATGAACCAATGGGAGTATCAGCTGCCAACACCTGTTGA
- the cobD gene encoding threonine-phosphate decarboxylase CobD — MQHGGDLSKAIAEFGGTPEDWLDLSTGINPVAYPAAEHITLRGLTELPTEGAETALLDAARTAYCVPSQSGLTAAPGTQAIITALPSLLGAKSSISIVSPTYSSHEESWKQAGADIHRIAASEAHKASTQHLLLVNPNNPNGHIFTKEELLQLAAKQQQAGGYLIIDEAFMDLYPDASTVPELADQPILVLRSFGKFFGLAGVRLGFLIGSKAITAKLQSQLGSWAVSGPALDIGSATLSDLRWQDEMRNFLKTEMEIFNASLQQLNLPIVGQTDLYILIDHPNAHALHKALAERHIWTRVFDYAPTWMRLGLPADKAARQRLATALKQSLSAIENHAVL, encoded by the coding sequence ATGCAACATGGTGGAGATCTTTCAAAGGCAATCGCCGAGTTTGGCGGCACGCCTGAGGACTGGCTGGACCTCTCCACCGGCATCAATCCCGTGGCATATCCCGCAGCAGAACACATCACCTTGCGCGGTCTGACAGAGCTGCCAACAGAAGGCGCTGAAACCGCTCTTCTGGACGCTGCACGAACAGCTTACTGCGTTCCATCGCAGAGTGGTCTCACCGCAGCACCGGGAACACAAGCGATCATCACCGCCCTCCCATCTTTGCTCGGTGCGAAATCTTCCATCTCGATCGTCAGCCCCACCTATTCTTCCCATGAAGAAAGCTGGAAACAGGCTGGTGCCGATATCCATAGGATTGCCGCATCAGAGGCTCACAAGGCTTCGACCCAGCACCTATTGTTGGTGAACCCGAACAACCCCAATGGCCATATCTTCACAAAGGAAGAACTCCTTCAGCTGGCAGCAAAACAGCAACAGGCAGGCGGTTATCTGATTATCGATGAAGCGTTCATGGACCTTTACCCGGATGCCTCAACCGTTCCGGAACTAGCTGACCAGCCGATCCTCGTTCTGCGCAGCTTCGGCAAATTCTTCGGCCTCGCCGGTGTGCGTCTGGGCTTTCTGATTGGCTCCAAAGCGATCACAGCAAAGCTGCAAAGCCAGCTTGGCAGCTGGGCCGTCTCCGGTCCCGCACTGGATATCGGCAGCGCAACCCTTTCCGACCTGCGCTGGCAAGACGAAATGCGCAATTTCCTGAAAACAGAAATGGAAATCTTCAACGCATCCTTGCAACAGCTGAACCTGCCAATTGTCGGCCAAACAGATCTTTACATCCTGATCGACCACCCAAACGCCCACGCACTGCATAAAGCATTGGCAGAACGACACATCTGGACCCGCGTGTTCGACTACGCCCCAACCTGGATGCGCCTCGGCTTACCGGCCGATAAAGCCGCTAGGCAAAGGCTAGCAACCGCACTGAAACAGTCTCTGTCAGCGATTGAAAACCATGCTGTTCTTTGA
- the cbiB gene encoding adenosylcobinamide-phosphate synthase CbiB: MLFFEDTLWIVLLAILLDAVIGDPNWLWSRLPHPVTLFGKQISKLDSWYNKSSFSAKQRKVNGVITLVSLIAAAGIIGTLLQTTLEGSFLGNILLAVIGMTLIAQKSLYEHVARVRDALRYSGLAEARKQVSMIVGRNPDYLDEAGVSRAAIESCSENFSDGIVAPIFWFAVLGLPGLFIYKAVNTADSMIGHKNETYEDFGWASARFDDLINLPASRLSGLLIVLSAFISGRAYKAAFTTIMREAKNHRSPNAGWPEAAIAGALGIALAGPRQYAEYRVEDPFMNASGRKAADADDIDGSLKLMGISSALLALLIAAVAWFI, translated from the coding sequence ATGCTGTTCTTTGAAGATACGCTCTGGATCGTTCTGCTTGCGATCCTGCTGGATGCTGTGATTGGTGACCCAAACTGGCTCTGGTCCAGACTTCCGCATCCGGTCACGTTGTTTGGCAAGCAGATTTCCAAGCTGGACAGCTGGTATAACAAATCAAGTTTCTCGGCAAAACAACGCAAAGTGAATGGCGTCATAACACTTGTAAGCCTGATTGCCGCAGCAGGTATCATCGGCACCCTTCTCCAAACGACTTTGGAGGGAAGCTTCTTAGGCAACATCCTGCTGGCTGTGATCGGCATGACGTTGATCGCTCAAAAGAGTCTTTACGAACATGTCGCCAGAGTGCGTGATGCACTGAGATATTCCGGTCTGGCTGAAGCCCGCAAGCAGGTCTCCATGATCGTCGGACGCAATCCAGATTATCTGGATGAAGCCGGCGTCAGCAGAGCCGCGATTGAATCATGCTCCGAAAACTTTTCAGATGGCATTGTCGCACCCATCTTCTGGTTCGCTGTACTCGGTCTACCGGGACTCTTCATATACAAAGCAGTCAACACCGCTGACAGCATGATCGGCCATAAAAACGAAACCTACGAAGACTTTGGCTGGGCCTCGGCTCGATTTGATGACCTGATCAATCTGCCCGCCTCACGCCTTTCCGGCCTGCTCATTGTGCTTTCTGCATTCATCTCAGGCCGCGCTTACAAAGCTGCCTTCACCACCATCATGAGAGAAGCGAAGAACCATCGCTCTCCTAATGCAGGTTGGCCAGAAGCTGCGATAGCAGGCGCACTGGGTATCGCTCTGGCGGGCCCCCGCCAATATGCAGAGTATCGCGTGGAAGACCCCTTCATGAACGCCAGTGGCCGTAAAGCAGCAGATGCAGATGATATCGATGGCTCCTTGAAACTCATGGGCATCTCTAGTGCCCTGCTGGCTCTCCTCATTGCCGCTGTTGCGTGGTTCATCTAA
- a CDS encoding cobyric acid synthase — protein sequence MIQGTGSNVGKSVLVAGLARAFTRRGLSVQPFKPQNMSNNAAVTADGGEIGRAQALQARGAKVATSVHMNPVLLKPESDSGSQVIVQGKRFGTLLGAEFGRQKGTLIQYVMESFAEVESKADLVLVEGAGSPAEINLRSGDIANMGFAEAADIPVVLCGDIDRGGVIASLVGTHAVLEPDEAKRIKSFLINKFRGEPSLFDSGVTAIEDKTGWPCNGVVPWFPQVMDLPAEDALDLSENTSRGKLKVVVPVISRIANFDDLDPLRMEADVSLEFVLPGEVLPADADVVLLPGTKSTIGDLAFFRAQGWDIDLYAHVRRGGQVLGICGGYQMLGKTIADPEGIEGEAGSVNGLGLLDVETVLTPHKETTEKTGRHIPSGESVTGYEIHVGRTDGPDCERPFVDLGDHVDGAVSKDGLISGCYMHGIFGSDAFRSAFLKGFGATSQLGYEHRVEQALDALADHLEEHLDLDALWEIAQSRV from the coding sequence ATGATACAGGGTACTGGTTCCAACGTGGGCAAAAGCGTTCTTGTGGCCGGATTGGCCCGTGCTTTCACGCGCCGGGGCCTTTCCGTTCAGCCCTTCAAACCGCAGAACATGTCCAACAACGCTGCTGTTACTGCTGATGGCGGGGAGATCGGGCGCGCACAGGCGCTTCAGGCACGCGGTGCTAAAGTTGCAACAAGCGTGCATATGAACCCTGTGCTGCTGAAGCCAGAAAGCGATAGTGGCTCTCAGGTGATTGTGCAGGGCAAGCGGTTTGGAACGCTGCTTGGTGCAGAGTTTGGTCGGCAAAAAGGCACGCTTATCCAGTATGTTATGGAGAGTTTTGCGGAAGTTGAATCAAAGGCTGATCTGGTTCTGGTGGAAGGGGCCGGTTCACCTGCGGAGATCAATCTTCGCAGCGGGGATATCGCCAACATGGGGTTCGCGGAGGCTGCTGACATCCCGGTGGTGTTGTGCGGGGATATCGACCGCGGCGGCGTCATTGCTTCGCTGGTGGGCACGCATGCGGTGCTGGAACCTGATGAAGCAAAACGTATAAAGTCTTTTTTGATCAATAAGTTTAGAGGCGAACCCTCACTGTTTGATTCAGGTGTAACGGCTATTGAAGACAAAACCGGCTGGCCCTGCAACGGGGTGGTGCCGTGGTTTCCGCAGGTGATGGACCTGCCAGCGGAAGATGCGTTGGACCTTTCTGAGAACACCAGCCGCGGCAAGCTGAAGGTTGTCGTTCCCGTCATCAGCCGTATCGCCAATTTTGACGATCTGGACCCACTTCGCATGGAAGCCGATGTTTCGCTGGAGTTTGTGCTGCCGGGTGAGGTGTTGCCAGCTGATGCAGATGTTGTTCTGCTGCCGGGTACCAAGTCCACCATTGGCGATCTGGCCTTCTTCCGGGCTCAGGGCTGGGACATTGATCTTTACGCCCACGTGCGTCGCGGCGGGCAGGTGCTTGGCATTTGTGGTGGCTATCAGATGCTGGGCAAGACCATTGCTGATCCGGAAGGGATTGAAGGCGAGGCCGGTTCTGTTAATGGACTTGGCTTGCTGGATGTTGAAACGGTGCTGACACCTCATAAGGAAACCACTGAGAAGACCGGGCGGCATATTCCAAGCGGTGAATCTGTGACCGGCTATGAGATCCATGTGGGACGGACAGACGGACCTGACTGCGAAAGGCCTTTTGTTGATCTGGGTGATCATGTGGATGGTGCCGTCTCGAAAGATGGATTGATTTCAGGCTGTTACATGCATGGCATCTTTGGCTCTGATGCGTTTCGCTCTGCTTTCCTGAAGGGCTTCGGGGCAACTTCGCAGCTGGGCTATGAACACCGCGTGGAACAAGCTCTGGATGCGCTGGCGGACCATCTGGAAGAGCATCTTGATCTGGATGCGCTTTGGGAGATTGCTCAGTCGCGGGTTTAG
- the cobO gene encoding cob(I)yrinic acid a,c-diamide adenosyltransferase — MVTKTDMSEADLDARHAEKMRKKKAARDKIMATKTIEKGLLIVHTGKGKGKSTAGFGMIFRSLGHGHKVAVVQFVKGRLETGERMALDRFSDLVTIKRMGEGFTWETQDRQRDISAAHAAWDAAKELISSREHKMVLLDELNIVLRYEYIPLEEVVAYLRDEKPEDVHVVITGRNAKDELIEIADLVTEMGQIKHPFRSGVKPQEGIEF; from the coding sequence ATGGTAACGAAGACAGACATGAGTGAAGCAGATCTGGACGCCCGCCACGCGGAAAAGATGCGCAAGAAGAAGGCGGCGCGTGACAAGATCATGGCGACGAAAACTATCGAGAAAGGGTTGCTGATAGTTCATACCGGCAAGGGGAAAGGCAAGTCCACCGCCGGCTTCGGCATGATCTTCCGCAGCCTTGGTCACGGACACAAAGTTGCTGTCGTCCAGTTCGTGAAAGGTCGTTTAGAGACCGGTGAGCGCATGGCGTTGGATCGTTTCTCCGATCTCGTCACCATCAAGCGTATGGGCGAAGGCTTTACGTGGGAAACACAGGACCGTCAGCGGGATATCTCTGCTGCGCATGCTGCCTGGGATGCGGCGAAAGAGCTGATCAGCTCCCGTGAGCACAAGATGGTTCTGCTGGATGAGCTGAACATTGTATTGCGTTACGAATACATTCCGCTTGAAGAGGTTGTTGCGTATCTGCGTGATGAAAAACCCGAAGATGTTCATGTGGTTATCACTGGCCGTAATGCCAAGGATGAGCTGATCGAGATTGCAGATCTTGTGACTGAGATGGGGCAGATCAAGCATCCGTTCCGCTCTGGTGTGAAGCCACAGGAAGGGATTGAGTTTTAA
- the cobN gene encoding cobaltochelatase subunit CobN, protein MHVLVGQSRRLDDGEEAVDLGQTPADVVFLSAADTELAGLAAAHAQHEGYSLRLASFLALSHPYSVDLYIEQCIQASKLVVVRLLGGVEYWRYGVERLEAVARAEGVKLVLLPGDDKWDEELAKRSTVPLETAQMLWRYLIEGGAENLSGALLYAARIAELPVEAPTEPMALPRAGLMLQGHSLPSLEDVRASWKDSSRPVAAIVFYRALYQSGAIEPVQALCHELEAQRINPLVLYVASLKQAECAAVVSSVFEECPPDVVLNATAFALSNAGAVHSGTVLDNPGACVLQIVLSSSSEEGWAESDQGLSPRDLAMHVVLPEIDGRLLTRAISFKEEGDRDVRTQCSLVRFVPKPDRVQFVAALAANWARLKHKNAKERKVGIILANYPNKDGRIANGVGLDTPASCTHLFSAMKTEGYGVAENAPETSEALIEDLLAGPTNALSNANQRKGGEELSLERYKQLFSQLPLAVRAGIEERWGAPEDDPHIVGGSFQLALKTYGNVTVGIQPARGYNIDPKETYHDPALVPPHHYLAWYMWLRDSFEANALIHLGKHGNLEWLPGKALALSEACYPEAVIGPLPNIYPFIVNDPGEGSQAKRRLSSVIIDHLTPPLARAESHGSALELEALLDEYYIAAGVDHRRLKALGKEILGVAAREGMDKDIGLTSDMDEDTRLARLDAYLCDLKELQIRDGLHILGQSPTGAQRAELLVALLRVPRGEKPHENSLLRALAEDLNLTVFDPLDCAFEQAWEGAQPTILQELVEAPWRSCGDTVERLEALALELVSGVRAVPSEFTATSVVLEALEHEIARDVDASGAAEVEGVLSSLAGRFVPPGPSGAPSRGRPDVLPTGRNFYSVDVRSVPTKVAWKLGERSASALILRHFQDHGEWLQSIAMSCWGTANMRTGGDDIAQALALIGARPVWEEASGRVTGFEIVPLSELQRPRVDVTLRISGFFRDAFPQLIHLFDAAVAAISELDEPEDANPLAARYQAELGGLLAKGIDEGQARKRAATRIFGSKPGAYGAGLQALIDEKLWDKRADFAESFLEWGGYAYGRSRSGDQAKEDLVTRLSQADAVIHNQDNREHDLLDSDDYYQFEGGLAATVETLKGDAPHVYHNDHSRPERPVIRTLSEEIGRVIRGRAANPKWIAGVMRHGYKGAFEMAATLDYLFAFGATTNAVSHHHFDQLYDAYLYDDEVRDFIAEKNSAALLEMTERFLEVIQRDMWVPKRNSAYDDLLELRRALMDGGE, encoded by the coding sequence ATGCACGTACTTGTCGGGCAATCACGCCGATTGGATGATGGAGAAGAGGCTGTCGATTTGGGGCAGACGCCTGCGGATGTTGTGTTTTTGAGCGCAGCAGACACAGAGCTTGCTGGCCTTGCGGCTGCCCACGCCCAGCATGAGGGCTACTCCCTGCGGCTTGCCAGTTTTCTGGCGCTGTCCCATCCGTACTCTGTTGACCTTTATATTGAGCAGTGCATTCAGGCCTCCAAGCTAGTGGTGGTTCGCCTTTTGGGCGGCGTTGAATACTGGCGCTACGGTGTGGAGCGGCTGGAAGCTGTCGCCCGTGCTGAAGGTGTGAAGTTGGTTCTGCTGCCGGGGGATGACAAGTGGGATGAGGAGCTCGCCAAGCGTTCTACCGTTCCGCTGGAAACCGCGCAGATGTTGTGGCGCTATTTGATTGAAGGCGGTGCTGAAAACCTTTCTGGTGCCTTGCTTTATGCGGCGCGGATTGCTGAGCTGCCTGTTGAGGCACCAACTGAGCCTATGGCATTGCCGCGGGCGGGGCTGATGTTGCAGGGGCATTCGCTTCCTTCCTTGGAGGATGTGCGGGCGAGCTGGAAAGATTCGAGCCGTCCTGTTGCAGCCATTGTGTTTTATCGGGCGCTCTACCAGAGCGGGGCGATAGAGCCAGTGCAGGCATTATGCCATGAGCTTGAGGCACAGAGGATAAACCCGCTGGTGCTTTATGTGGCAAGTCTGAAACAGGCGGAATGTGCGGCGGTTGTTTCCAGCGTGTTTGAAGAGTGCCCGCCTGATGTGGTTCTGAACGCCACGGCCTTTGCCCTATCAAACGCAGGCGCTGTTCATTCCGGCACGGTGCTGGACAATCCAGGTGCATGCGTTCTGCAGATTGTGCTATCGTCTTCCTCGGAAGAAGGCTGGGCGGAGAGTGATCAGGGCTTATCCCCGCGCGACCTTGCCATGCATGTGGTGCTGCCGGAAATTGATGGCCGACTTTTGACGCGCGCGATCTCGTTTAAGGAAGAGGGGGACCGTGATGTCAGGACACAATGTTCTCTTGTTCGTTTTGTGCCAAAACCGGACCGGGTGCAGTTTGTGGCGGCGCTGGCAGCCAATTGGGCGCGGCTGAAACACAAAAACGCAAAAGAACGCAAAGTCGGCATAATCCTCGCAAACTATCCCAACAAGGATGGGCGTATAGCAAACGGGGTTGGGCTGGATACGCCTGCCTCCTGTACGCATCTTTTTTCTGCCATGAAAACAGAAGGTTATGGCGTTGCTGAGAATGCTCCAGAAACGTCTGAAGCGTTGATAGAGGACCTATTGGCAGGCCCAACCAATGCACTTAGCAACGCAAACCAACGCAAAGGCGGGGAAGAGCTGTCGCTGGAGCGTTATAAGCAGTTGTTTTCTCAGCTGCCTTTGGCGGTGCGTGCGGGGATTGAGGAACGCTGGGGTGCGCCGGAGGATGATCCGCATATTGTGGGCGGCTCTTTTCAGCTGGCGCTGAAGACATATGGCAATGTGACCGTCGGTATTCAGCCTGCGCGCGGCTATAACATTGATCCTAAAGAGACTTATCACGATCCGGCGCTTGTTCCGCCGCATCATTACCTCGCCTGGTACATGTGGCTACGCGACAGCTTTGAGGCGAACGCACTTATCCACCTTGGTAAGCACGGCAACCTTGAATGGTTACCCGGAAAAGCCTTAGCTTTATCAGAGGCTTGTTACCCGGAAGCGGTGATTGGGCCGCTGCCGAATATCTATCCTTTCATCGTCAACGACCCCGGTGAGGGTTCACAGGCCAAACGGCGGTTATCCTCGGTGATCATTGATCATCTTACCCCTCCGCTGGCCCGCGCCGAGAGTCACGGTTCCGCTCTGGAGCTGGAAGCGCTGCTGGATGAGTATTACATCGCAGCTGGCGTGGACCATCGCCGCCTGAAAGCACTTGGAAAAGAGATACTTGGCGTTGCTGCACGTGAAGGGATGGACAAGGATATCGGGCTGACTTCCGATATGGATGAGGACACTCGTCTGGCGCGGTTGGATGCTTACCTCTGTGATCTGAAAGAGCTGCAAATCCGTGATGGTTTGCACATTCTGGGGCAGTCGCCGACAGGAGCACAACGAGCTGAGTTGCTCGTGGCTTTGCTGCGCGTGCCTCGTGGTGAAAAGCCTCATGAGAACAGTCTGTTACGCGCACTTGCTGAGGATTTGAATCTGACTGTGTTTGATCCGCTGGATTGTGCATTTGAACAGGCATGGGAAGGTGCACAGCCAACCATTTTGCAGGAGCTGGTAGAGGCTCCATGGCGCAGCTGTGGAGACACGGTTGAGCGGCTGGAAGCGCTGGCGCTTGAGCTGGTTTCTGGTGTGCGGGCGGTTCCTTCAGAGTTTACAGCGACTTCTGTGGTGCTGGAGGCGCTGGAACACGAGATCGCGCGCGATGTGGATGCGTCTGGTGCTGCTGAGGTGGAGGGGGTGTTATCCTCCCTTGCGGGCCGGTTTGTCCCCCCTGGGCCATCCGGTGCGCCGTCCCGTGGTCGCCCTGATGTGCTGCCAACCGGGCGTAACTTTTATTCTGTTGACGTTCGCTCCGTTCCCACAAAGGTCGCCTGGAAGCTGGGTGAGAGAAGCGCTAGCGCTTTGATACTGCGTCACTTTCAGGATCACGGCGAGTGGCTGCAAAGCATCGCCATGAGCTGCTGGGGAACGGCAAATATGCGCACTGGCGGGGATGATATCGCTCAGGCTTTGGCCTTGATCGGCGCTCGTCCTGTATGGGAAGAGGCCTCAGGCCGTGTTACTGGATTCGAGATTGTTCCACTTTCCGAACTCCAACGCCCCCGAGTTGACGTAACCCTCAGAATTTCCGGCTTTTTTCGCGATGCTTTCCCGCAACTCATACATCTGTTCGATGCGGCAGTCGCTGCAATCTCAGAATTGGATGAACCGGAAGATGCCAACCCATTAGCGGCGCGGTACCAAGCTGAGCTTGGGGGATTACTGGCCAAAGGCATTGACGAAGGACAGGCGCGTAAGCGGGCGGCCACCCGGATTTTCGGCAGTAAACCGGGGGCTTACGGGGCTGGCCTGCAGGCTTTGATTGATGAGAAGCTGTGGGATAAGCGAGCCGATTTTGCCGAGAGTTTCCTTGAATGGGGAGGCTATGCCTATGGCCGATCTAGGTCAGGCGATCAAGCCAAAGAAGATCTGGTCACCCGCCTTTCTCAAGCTGATGCAGTGATTCATAATCAGGACAACAGAGAGCACGATCTCCTTGATTCTGATGACTATTATCAGTTCGAAGGTGGTCTGGCCGCGACGGTTGAAACGCTTAAAGGCGATGCCCCGCACGTCTACCACAACGACCATTCCCGCCCGGAACGCCCTGTCATTCGCACGCTTTCTGAGGAAATCGGGCGGGTTATCAGGGGGAGAGCTGCCAATCCAAAATGGATCGCCGGTGTCATGCGCCACGGGTATAAAGGTGCTTTTGAGATGGCGGCGACACTGGATTATCTTTTTGCTTTTGGGGCGACAACCAATGCCGTCTCGCACCATCATTTCGATCAGCTCTATGATGCATATCTTTATGATGATGAGGTGCGGGACTTTATTGCGGAGAAGAACTCCGCAGCGCTTTTGGAAATGACCGAGCGATTTTTAGAGGTCATTCAACGAGATATGTGGGTGCCGAAACGAAACAGCGCCTACGATGATTTGTTAGAGTTGCGACGCGCACTCATGGATGGAGGGGAATAA